The genomic DNA TCCACAAAGTAATGTCTGCACAGGACAGAGATGCAAAGTAACTACAAGCGCAGAGAACTATCTTCCGGAAAGCGATCGATTTGGGTGCATTTCACTTGCTGTATCGCACTTGCATCTGTTTTATGCTCCAGCATGTTCTCGCCACAATCCAAAATCTACTGCAAATTTATTCGCCTGTTTATTTGCACATCTACTAATCTGCATCTATTAATTTGTATCTATTAATTTGTATCTATTAATTTGCATCTACAGCCTTTTCCAGGCTAATAGAGTACAAGAAATAGGGCACAGCCCACACACCCTCAGTCCCTTATGAGAGTGAAAACGCTGTATTCGAGTGAATTCTTTATGGTAAAACCTGAGTATTACAAGGTTTCAAAAAATAAACACCAATCGAATCAGCCAATTCTTTTCCTCACGCACAAATTGAATCTCTCGAATAAACTCCCGAAAGTAAAAGCGACGTTCCGCCTCCGATAAGTCCAGCCAGAACTGGGGAATCGATACAACCTGCGCGATCGTCTTAAGATTCGCTGGAGGAAGCTGAGACAGCTTTGCCTGAAGGCTTGCCATTTCGGTTCTGAGTTTGTAGGCGCGAAGGTCAGCCGTTTCAGCGTCCAGAATCCCCTGCTGTACTAGAACGGGCAACTGTTCGACAATGGCTTGCTTTGCGGCAATTTCTCCCCCGATTCCCTGCTGAATTCCCTCGACGTTGGGCAGCGATGCTTGATTCACTGCCTGCGGCAAATCCTGACACACTCGATCGATCGTCTTTTCCAGGACATCCTGATAGGCAATAGCGCGGCATTTTGGCTGGCGCTCACAGTTGACCGGACGCAGATAGAGATATTCCTGCTGAGAATAGCGGGGTTTCACGCGGCTGATTTTCATGGCAGAACCGCAGTTTGCACAGCTCACCAGTCCAGAAAGCGATCGGGGGGCACTGGCAGATCGGCGCGGCATCCGGCGATTTCGGCGCAAAAGGCGATCGACCTGGGCGGCTTCATCGCGGGACAAGATAGCAGCATGGGTGTCCTGCACCACTTCCCCATTCTGGTATTGCAGATCGCCCCGATACACCGGACTGCTGAGCCACCGTTTTGCGGTTGAAGGGGAAATCTTCTTGCCATACTTGCGTTGTAAATGGCGAACGCTACTCCTCAAAGATCCATAGAGCAAAAAATGCTCAAAAAAGTCCTTGACCACGGGAGCCGTACTGCGATCGATCGTGTAGCGATCCTTGCCGCGCCGATACCCATAGGGCGCTTTGCCGGGAGGCGGCAGGGTCTTAATCCGGTTCTGGGCATGTCCGCGTTTCAGCTTTCGGCTGGTCTGACTCTGGTGGATCGTTTGCAGCAGAGACAGGAGATCCGATCGCGTGAGGGGTTGATCTGAGCCGATCGGTTCCTCCAGCGCAATCAAGGAAATGCCCAACTGCTCAAATTCCCGTAGCCGATCGCTCACCTCCCCCACCGTATCCCCCAGTTCCTCCAGCCGACGCACCAGCACCGTCGAAACACTTTCCGTCCGGCAATCCTGAGTGAGCTGCTGAAGCTGCAATCGATCCCCCAAATCCTGGTAGAGGCGATCGACTGTTCTGCCCCAGATGTGAGAATTGGGCACAGCCTCAAACAGCAGATCCGTGTAGGAATAGGCAAAGACCTGACCTAAATCGCTGCTCAACTCTGCCGTCATTTTTCCTTCTCAAGTCCTAATTAACTGGGCAACAAATAAATCATTTGCATAGGCGGATTACCTGTTGGTAAAGGCGGTTCTCTCCTCGTCCTCCTTGTCCCCTTGTTCCAATGCTCTGCGTTGGAATGCTCTTTGGGAGGCTCCGCCTCCAGATGAATTAGCGGCAGAGCCGCATCCGGAGTATCTAGGCTGAGCCTAGACCCCAGAGTTAACTCTTCTAGGAAATGACTTGCTCTCACATCACCCATTTGATAGCCCTCATACCGATCGCCCACACAAAAACTGTCCATTCTGAACAAATCAATAAATAGTCAAACAAACGGACGCATTTCTTAGAAAAATTAGAACTTCTTAACCCAAATCCAGCCTTCCCTTTCAAGTGTGCGAGAAATCTAGATTTGCAGTAATAAAACCCCTAGAATAATCAAATGATCTTGCGCGGATAGACTATGAGTTCCACCCTGCATCCCTCAGACGACGCTTTTCCCTCCCCCACACTCACCGAGGCAAAGATGGACGAGCTAACCGTTGATACTGCCTCTGATCTATTCTTGCGTCATCGTCTCCGGATTGTGGAGGATCTGTGGGAAGCGGTTTTGCAGCAGGAATGCGGTCAGCAGTTGGTTGACTTGCTGCATCAGCTTCGCTTCATCTACGCCAAGAAGGAAGACGCGCAGGATGTGATTGAATCTCCGGCGCTGAAGGTGATCGAATCCCTGGATCTGAATGAGGCGATTCGGGCGGCGCGGGCGTTTGCGCTCTACTTTCAGCTCATCAATATTGTCGAGCAGCACTACGAGCAG from Leptolyngbya ohadii IS1 includes the following:
- a CDS encoding recombinase family protein, translating into MTAELSSDLGQVFAYSYTDLLFEAVPNSHIWGRTVDRLYQDLGDRLQLQQLTQDCRTESVSTVLVRRLEELGDTVGEVSDRLREFEQLGISLIALEEPIGSDQPLTRSDLLSLLQTIHQSQTSRKLKRGHAQNRIKTLPPPGKAPYGYRRGKDRYTIDRSTAPVVKDFFEHFLLYGSLRSSVRHLQRKYGKKISPSTAKRWLSSPVYRGDLQYQNGEVVQDTHAAILSRDEAAQVDRLLRRNRRMPRRSASAPRSLSGLVSCANCGSAMKISRVKPRYSQQEYLYLRPVNCERQPKCRAIAYQDVLEKTIDRVCQDLPQAVNQASLPNVEGIQQGIGGEIAAKQAIVEQLPVLVQQGILDAETADLRAYKLRTEMASLQAKLSQLPPANLKTIAQVVSIPQFWLDLSEAERRFYFREFIREIQFVREEKNWLIRLVFIF